The following are encoded together in the Longimicrobium sp. genome:
- a CDS encoding NAD-dependent deacylase has translation MTPEGLARAAEILARAERVVVSSGAGMSKESGIPTFRDAMEGLWANFDPQELATEQGFRRDPRRVWSWYAWRRQRIAEARPNAGHFAVAEMATVIPSLAVVTQNVDGLHTDAGSADVIEVHGSIRRVKCLDRGHLFSGELPPYADGEEQDPPACPVCGSPLRPDVVWFGEMLPAAAVERAWSLAGRCDAMLLIGTSGTVWPAAELPLVARRAGARIIEVNPAPSELTHAADVFLQGPAGQVLPTLLDETRRRKTSAS, from the coding sequence GTGACGCCGGAAGGATTGGCGCGCGCGGCGGAGATCCTGGCGCGGGCGGAACGAGTGGTGGTGAGCAGCGGGGCGGGGATGTCGAAGGAGAGCGGCATCCCCACCTTCCGCGACGCCATGGAGGGGCTGTGGGCCAACTTCGACCCGCAGGAGCTGGCGACGGAGCAGGGATTTCGCCGCGACCCGCGCCGCGTGTGGAGCTGGTACGCGTGGCGGCGCCAGCGCATCGCCGAGGCGCGGCCCAACGCGGGCCACTTCGCGGTCGCGGAGATGGCGACGGTGATTCCCTCGCTGGCGGTCGTGACGCAGAACGTCGATGGGCTGCACACGGACGCGGGATCGGCGGATGTCATCGAGGTGCACGGGAGCATCCGCCGCGTAAAGTGCCTGGACCGCGGGCACCTCTTTTCCGGCGAGCTGCCTCCGTACGCAGACGGCGAGGAGCAGGACCCGCCCGCGTGCCCCGTTTGCGGATCACCGCTGCGGCCCGACGTGGTGTGGTTCGGCGAGATGCTGCCGGCCGCCGCAGTCGAACGCGCGTGGTCGCTCGCCGGGCGTTGCGATGCCATGCTGCTGATTGGCACCAGCGGCACCGTCTGGCCCGCGGCCGAGCTGCCGCTGGTCGCGCGCCGGGCGGGGGCACGCATCATTGAGGTAAACCCCGCGCCCTCGGAGCTCACCCACGCGGCGGACGTGTTCCTGCAGGGTCCAGCCGGCCAGGTGCTTCCCACGCTGCTGGACGAAACCCGTCGGCGGAAGACCTCGGCGAGTTGA
- a CDS encoding serine hydrolase: MKPTPTLALLLVAASCAPGPAATPKPSAVPASTLESDVRALVRAAAGDTAEVSVAFLDLQTGDSLLVDAHVRMHAASTMKVPVMMELFRRRTAGGLAMDRGMVLRNAFTSIADGQTYSLTAGDDSDPALYERVGGEVTVGELMERMITRSSNLATNALIALAEPARIAQLMERIGARDMHVLRGVEDNAAYQRGMNNSTTAYALMRVMRAVADPSVLGEDASREMQAILQRQEFTEMIPAGLPAGTRVANKTGNITRIAHDAAIVYPPGRAPYVLVVLTRGFADQNAAAAVGRDISAAVWRHVVR; this comes from the coding sequence ATGAAGCCCACCCCCACGCTCGCGCTCCTGCTCGTCGCCGCCTCCTGTGCCCCGGGTCCCGCTGCGACACCCAAACCGAGCGCCGTTCCCGCATCCACCCTGGAATCCGACGTCCGCGCGCTGGTCCGTGCGGCGGCGGGAGATACGGCGGAGGTTTCGGTCGCGTTCCTGGACCTGCAGACGGGCGACTCGCTGCTGGTGGATGCTCATGTCCGGATGCACGCGGCCAGCACCATGAAGGTGCCCGTGATGATGGAGCTGTTCCGCCGCCGCACCGCGGGCGGGCTGGCGATGGATCGGGGTATGGTGCTCCGCAACGCCTTCACGAGCATCGCCGATGGCCAGACCTACTCGCTCACGGCCGGCGACGACAGTGATCCCGCGCTGTACGAACGGGTGGGCGGGGAGGTGACCGTCGGCGAACTGATGGAGCGGATGATCACGCGGTCGAGCAATTTAGCCACCAATGCCCTCATCGCCCTCGCCGAGCCCGCGCGTATCGCGCAGCTGATGGAGCGCATCGGCGCGCGCGACATGCACGTGCTGCGCGGGGTGGAGGACAACGCCGCATACCAGCGGGGGATGAACAACTCCACCACGGCGTACGCGCTGATGCGGGTGATGCGCGCGGTGGCGGACCCATCGGTGCTGGGGGAGGACGCGTCGCGCGAGATGCAGGCGATCCTGCAGCGGCAGGAGTTCACGGAGATGATCCCGGCCGGACTGCCCGCAGGCACGCGCGTCGCCAACAAGACGGGCAACATCACGCGCATTGCCCACGATGCCGCCATCGTGTATCCGCCCGGCCGCGCGCCCTACGTGCTCGTCGTCCTCACCCGTGGCTTCGCCGACCAGAACGCCGCCGCCGCCGTTGGCCGCGACATCTCCGCCGCAGTCTGGCGCCACGTCGTGCGATAG
- a CDS encoding GNAT family N-acetyltransferase — translation MMLPECRRLDSSVPLDFKSGRHDQDMFLRERAWRDQQQRLSTTYLYHIDRSVAAYSTICMWSILLGTREKPFGVRYRTIAALLLAQLGVHEIWQRKGLGRMVVAAVIDLATAVSAMVACRYVVLDARPELVEWYERQGFVINKVEQRAREEAAARRGASAIPVSMRFDLREV, via the coding sequence ATGATGCTACCCGAATGCCGCCGGCTCGACAGCTCCGTCCCGCTAGACTTCAAATCCGGGCGGCACGATCAGGACATGTTCCTACGGGAGCGAGCCTGGCGGGACCAGCAGCAAAGGCTTTCGACTACGTATCTGTACCACATCGATCGATCCGTCGCAGCGTACTCTACGATCTGCATGTGGTCCATACTGTTGGGCACTCGCGAAAAGCCCTTCGGCGTGCGATACAGGACAATCGCGGCCTTGCTGCTGGCCCAGTTGGGCGTCCATGAAATCTGGCAACGCAAGGGGCTGGGCAGGATGGTCGTAGCCGCCGTGATCGATCTCGCCACCGCTGTTTCGGCAATGGTCGCGTGCCGGTACGTCGTCCTGGACGCCCGGCCGGAGTTGGTCGAGTGGTACGAGCGGCAGGGCTTCGTAATCAACAAGGTCGAGCAACGAGCACGCGAAGAAGCGGCCGCTCGCCGCGGTGCATCGGCCATTCCGGTGAGCATGCGCTTCGACCTGCGGGAGGTCTGA
- a CDS encoding amidohydrolase, producing MSDLILSARRIHVLGAHPPVQALLIRDGRIVVAGTVDEVRGAALPGAVTEHVDGVVTPGLTDAHVHLTTWALARRRVDLNAAPTLGDGVSAVADVARAGEGWVRGLGWDRHRWGTLPTKEPLDRVCPRRPVFLQSHDLHGIWVNSEALRRCGITRDTPDPDGGEIVRDPATGEPTGVLLEEAMKLVSAHLPPDSPEDVRDALLDAQRECHALGLTGVHSVEVTGLQDFSTMEQDGVLRLRVLQAIQLNQLANAIGVGLRSGFGGEWIRIGGLKMFLDGALGSRTAWMREPYEGTPGNLGISTLPPDEFRAHVRRAAEAGISSTVHAIGDAAVELAIDVLGSAPRVGAMPHRIEHVQLCPPDLWERAGRSGLIGSMQPIHLMTDIPTAERNWGHERSRGAYPFSHLLRAGMTLAFGSDVPVESCDPRLGLFSAVHRVGWDGEPADGWWQENAVTPEQALRAYTEGPAAAAGLAHRTGRLLPGYDADLVAWDVDPLACTPDEVRGMTCLLTMVAGETVHRAA from the coding sequence ATGTCCGACCTGATCCTTTCCGCCCGGCGCATTCACGTCTTGGGCGCTCACCCGCCGGTGCAGGCGCTGCTCATCCGCGACGGGCGGATCGTCGTTGCGGGGACGGTGGACGAGGTGCGTGGGGCGGCGCTGCCGGGCGCGGTGACGGAGCACGTTGACGGCGTGGTGACGCCGGGGCTGACGGACGCCCACGTGCACCTGACCACGTGGGCGCTCGCCAGGCGGCGCGTGGACCTGAACGCCGCGCCGACCCTGGGCGACGGCGTCTCCGCCGTCGCGGATGTCGCGCGCGCGGGCGAGGGGTGGGTGCGGGGGCTGGGATGGGACCGGCATCGCTGGGGCACCCTGCCGACGAAGGAGCCGCTGGATCGGGTTTGCCCACGGCGTCCCGTGTTCCTGCAGAGCCACGACCTGCACGGCATCTGGGTGAACAGCGAGGCCCTGCGCCGCTGCGGTATCACCCGGGACACGCCGGACCCGGATGGCGGCGAGATCGTTCGCGACCCCGCCACGGGCGAGCCCACCGGCGTGCTGCTCGAAGAGGCGATGAAGCTCGTGTCCGCGCACCTGCCCCCGGATTCGCCGGAGGACGTGCGCGACGCGCTGCTGGATGCCCAGCGGGAGTGCCATGCGCTGGGCCTCACCGGCGTGCACTCGGTGGAGGTGACGGGGCTCCAGGACTTCAGCACGATGGAGCAGGATGGCGTGCTGCGCCTTCGCGTGCTGCAGGCTATCCAGCTCAACCAGTTGGCGAACGCCATCGGCGTGGGGCTGCGCAGCGGGTTCGGCGGGGAATGGATCCGCATCGGCGGGCTGAAGATGTTCCTGGACGGAGCGCTGGGCTCGCGCACCGCCTGGATGCGCGAGCCGTACGAGGGCACGCCCGGCAACCTGGGCATCAGCACGTTGCCCCCCGACGAGTTCCGCGCGCACGTCCGCCGGGCCGCGGAGGCGGGGATCTCGTCCACGGTTCACGCCATCGGCGACGCGGCGGTGGAGCTGGCGATCGACGTGCTGGGTTCGGCGCCGCGGGTGGGCGCGATGCCGCACCGCATCGAGCACGTGCAGCTGTGCCCGCCCGACCTGTGGGAGCGGGCCGGGCGGTCGGGGCTGATCGGGTCGATGCAGCCGATCCACCTGATGACTGACATCCCTACCGCCGAGCGCAACTGGGGGCACGAGCGGTCACGGGGCGCCTACCCGTTCTCGCACCTGCTGCGGGCCGGGATGACGCTGGCCTTCGGCTCGGACGTGCCGGTGGAATCGTGCGATCCGCGGCTGGGGCTGTTCTCCGCCGTCCATCGCGTGGGGTGGGATGGCGAGCCGGCGGATGGATGGTGGCAGGAGAATGCCGTTACGCCAGAGCAGGCGCTGCGGGCATACACCGAGGGCCCCGCCGCCGCCGCGGGGCTGGCCCACCGCACCGGCCGGCTGCTTCCCGGCTACGACGCCGACCTGGTGGCGTGGGACGTCGATCCGCTGGCGTGCACGCCTGACGAGGTGCGCGGCATGACCTGCCTGCTGACGATGGTGGCGGGCGAAACCGTCCACCGTGCCGCCTGA